The following proteins are co-located in the bacterium genome:
- a CDS encoding ABC transporter substrate-binding protein, translating to MSSKKVVRIAQWQRVILPYLPLYIADVAGYFTELGIKVRIDPVGNDDQVFREVLKGKAMIGIGDPTFCARIENQSQPVKVIATLVERAAMWGLTENPIVRPIERVEDLVHLRVGTYPQPSTSYALLASLKAKHSRLLKSFKIIEGPIEQQIQLFKKDKCDIVTDNEPFISIAEDQGLRIVYSSPEFHAPLTFTGAYMRLSTITEDPETVANFVTGIEKGLSAVRKDKKLALHVAKKLYPDVGERILSNALQRLRAAKIWGRDAFTSEENWSEALRIRKLLGGRFLRNPQQAVVNDFTANYKKTYLLPSKAKRPSKNS from the coding sequence ATGAGTTCAAAGAAAGTTGTTCGAATCGCACAATGGCAGCGGGTGATCTTACCCTACCTGCCTTTATATATCGCGGACGTGGCAGGATACTTTACTGAGCTAGGGATAAAAGTTCGAATTGATCCAGTTGGTAATGACGACCAAGTCTTTCGTGAAGTTCTCAAGGGCAAAGCTATGATCGGCATAGGCGACCCGACATTTTGTGCCAGAATCGAAAATCAGTCGCAGCCTGTAAAAGTAATTGCAACTTTAGTTGAGCGAGCTGCAATGTGGGGACTTACAGAAAATCCAATTGTTAGACCAATTGAGCGCGTTGAAGATTTAGTACATTTAAGAGTTGGAACTTATCCTCAACCATCTACTTCTTATGCCTTACTTGCTAGCCTAAAGGCTAAACACTCAAGACTTTTAAAATCATTTAAAATCATTGAAGGTCCGATTGAACAGCAAATACAGCTATTCAAAAAGGACAAATGCGATATTGTCACAGACAATGAGCCCTTTATCTCAATTGCAGAAGATCAAGGCCTACGTATTGTTTATTCTTCACCAGAGTTTCATGCTCCACTTACTTTTACAGGGGCATACATGCGACTGAGCACGATTACCGAGGACCCTGAGACTGTAGCAAACTTCGTTACCGGGATTGAAAAAGGACTCAGCGCAGTTAGAAAAGACAAAAAATTGGCTTTGCATGTGGCAAAAAAACTCTATCCAGACGTTGGAGAGCGTATACTAAGTAACGCTCTGCAGCGACTTAGAGCAGCAAAAATCTGGGGTCGAGATGCTTTTACGAGTGAAGAAAATTGGTCTGAAGCTCTACGAATTAGAAAATTGCTAGGTGGCCGCTTCTTGCGAAATCCTCAACAAGCCGTAGTGAATGATTTTACAGCAAATTATAAGAAAACTTACTTGCTGCCTTCAAAAGCAAAACGACCTTCCAAGAACTCATAA
- a CDS encoding XRE family transcriptional regulator: MAIQIPLSNPPILTREDSRPNPKRMLSYQLERAMAHKKISRVEMAEKLGTSRAALNRLLDPQNESVTLKTILRTVEVLGYSLILEVKENDK, from the coding sequence ATGGCAATACAAATCCCGCTTAGTAATCCACCGATCTTAACCCGTGAAGATTCCCGTCCAAATCCGAAGCGCATGCTTTCTTATCAACTTGAGCGCGCGATGGCGCACAAAAAAATTTCACGTGTTGAAATGGCAGAGAAATTAGGTACCAGCCGCGCGGCACTAAACCGCCTGCTTGATCCCCAAAATGAATCTGTAACTCTAAAAACAATACTGCGAACAGTTGAGGTTTTAGGTTACTCACTAATTCTTGAAGTTAAGGAGAATGACAAATGA
- a CDS encoding ABC transporter substrate-binding protein, with protein MTKACLCLVYCLYLLNVLLNPGSTYSQELKAVKVAQFGKEKFLLYLPLYYAIEEGYFKQAGLAPEIIFAGNDDQVFATVASGSADFGVGDPIFAAIAEHKGLSAKVVALLVQRLSNTGLAARADLKPLTKIEDFKDLRIGTFPQPSTTFSLLTELLLQHRNQVGKASLIEAQIGSMTALLSSGTADIVFDLEPAASIAEAKGFRVVTDLARFTPPQAITGITVRGEFLQNNMEVANKFVGALDRALSEISNDSEQALKVAIKLFPDLKPAVLKTALVRMHEQEVFPQTAKVKRNLWNRSIELRINSGALAPTVSKNLGLDLRFVEEK; from the coding sequence ATGACTAAAGCTTGTTTATGTTTAGTTTATTGTTTGTATTTGTTGAATGTGCTGCTCAATCCTGGATCAACTTACAGTCAGGAATTAAAAGCAGTAAAAGTCGCGCAATTCGGTAAAGAAAAATTTTTACTTTATTTGCCGCTCTATTACGCAATCGAAGAGGGATATTTTAAACAAGCCGGATTAGCACCTGAAATAATCTTTGCTGGAAATGACGATCAAGTATTTGCAACAGTAGCTAGCGGAAGTGCTGATTTTGGAGTTGGTGACCCAATCTTTGCTGCGATTGCTGAACACAAAGGGTTATCGGCGAAAGTCGTAGCTCTCTTAGTACAACGTCTATCAAATACAGGCTTAGCAGCCCGCGCTGACTTAAAACCGCTAACTAAAATCGAGGATTTTAAAGATCTAAGAATCGGTACATTTCCTCAACCTTCCACGACATTCTCACTCTTAACTGAATTGCTGTTGCAACATCGAAATCAAGTCGGCAAGGCAAGCTTAATTGAAGCACAAATTGGTTCAATGACAGCTTTGCTTAGTTCCGGAACTGCGGATATTGTCTTTGATCTAGAACCAGCAGCTTCGATTGCTGAAGCCAAAGGTTTTAGAGTGGTAACTGATTTAGCACGCTTTACTCCACCCCAAGCAATCACCGGCATTACTGTGCGCGGAGAGTTTTTGCAGAATAATATGGAAGTTGCGAATAAATTTGTTGGTGCATTAGATCGTGCGTTAAGTGAAATTTCAAATGACTCTGAGCAAGCTTTAAAAGTTGCAATAAAACTTTTCCCCGATCTTAAACCGGCTGTTCTAAAAACAGCTCTAGTACGCATGCATGAGCAAGAGGTTTTTCCTCAGACTGCTAAAGTTAAAAGAAATCTATGGAATCGATCAATTGAATTGCGAATCAACAGTGGAGCTCTCGCACCAACAGTTTCCAAGAATTTAGGATTAGACTTACGTTTTGTTGAAGAAAAATAA
- a CDS encoding ATP-binding cassette domain-containing protein yields the protein MPLLEINNLIFRRGDNLIVDNLNLSLQPGEIVCLLGPSGVGKTTLLKLIAGELIAGSGEIDTCGSRVGYLEQQTSIIPWFDVWNNLILGPRLLKEFNEQKELEAQHLGSQFQLSPHFKKMPEMLSGGMRRRVELGAILLSDPDILLLDEPTTGLDVVTQEIVHAALTDYVTKHQATALIVTHSLEEAARLASRILIVSAPPLGELYSGQPDNVASLKNFCMSLWNV from the coding sequence ATGCCTTTACTGGAAATTAACAATTTAATTTTTAGACGCGGAGACAATTTAATTGTCGATAATTTAAATTTGTCACTTCAACCCGGCGAAATTGTTTGCCTGCTAGGGCCAAGTGGAGTGGGCAAGACAACGCTTCTGAAACTAATCGCAGGAGAATTGATTGCTGGTTCTGGAGAGATTGATACGTGCGGAAGTAGGGTTGGCTACCTCGAACAACAAACATCGATTATTCCGTGGTTTGATGTCTGGAATAATTTAATTTTAGGGCCAAGATTATTAAAAGAATTTAATGAGCAAAAAGAGCTTGAAGCGCAACATCTTGGCTCGCAATTTCAACTGTCACCACATTTTAAAAAAATGCCTGAAATGCTCTCAGGAGGAATGCGTAGAAGAGTTGAACTTGGTGCAATTTTACTCTCCGATCCTGACATTCTTCTGCTTGATGAACCAACAACTGGTTTAGATGTTGTCACCCAAGAAATTGTTCATGCAGCGTTGACTGATTATGTAACTAAACATCAAGCTACTGCACTGATTGTTACTCACTCTTTAGAAGAAGCAGCAAGATTAGCTTCAAGAATATTAATTGTCAGCGCGCCTCCACTGGGGGAGCTATATTCAGGTCAACCAGACAATGTCGCTAGCTTAAAAAATTTTTGTATGTCTTTATGGAATGTATAA
- a CDS encoding ABC transporter permease subunit: protein MECIKTVSAQMVFLALVLVALMTGWEIFSQSDKAIAFFLPPPSLIWDRYWHELLQGELWQSTRYSLVILLIGLSLGCLLAIGGSMLLATFYNGSKHIEKLLLALSSIPPIAISPLLILWIGVGVFPKVFLITFVVSIGAVVSMYEVIYEILQNRCNWLRRMGIKTPKLLTVVVFPGILSLFLTAAKRQVPNAMLASFVGESISSNQGLSHLIIRFSGLYDMSGAFTALIQLALVSIVLISVLDSIEQQH from the coding sequence ATGGAATGTATAAAAACAGTTTCTGCTCAAATGGTTTTCTTAGCTCTAGTGCTTGTCGCTTTAATGACTGGCTGGGAGATTTTTTCGCAAAGCGACAAAGCGATTGCTTTTTTTCTCCCTCCACCGTCATTGATTTGGGATCGCTATTGGCATGAATTGCTTCAAGGTGAACTTTGGCAAAGTACGAGATATTCTCTAGTGATTTTATTGATTGGACTTAGTTTAGGTTGTCTATTGGCAATAGGCGGGTCGATGTTGTTAGCGACTTTTTATAACGGCAGCAAACATATCGAAAAACTTTTATTAGCATTAAGTTCAATTCCGCCGATTGCGATATCTCCACTGCTGATTTTATGGATTGGTGTTGGGGTTTTTCCTAAAGTTTTTCTAATTACATTTGTCGTTAGTATTGGAGCGGTGGTTTCAATGTACGAGGTAATTTACGAAATACTTCAAAATCGCTGTAATTGGCTCCGGCGGATGGGTATAAAAACCCCAAAACTTCTGACTGTGGTTGTATTTCCAGGTATTTTATCACTTTTTTTAACTGCTGCTAAAAGACAAGTTCCTAATGCGATGCTAGCTTCATTTGTCGGAGAAAGTATTTCTTCGAATCAAGGTCTTTCACATCTGATTATTAGATTTTCAGGATTATATGATATGTCCGGCGCGTTTACGGCGTTAATTCAATTAGCATTAGTCTCGATCGTATTAATCAGCGTGCTCGATAGTATAGAACAGCAACACTAA
- a CDS encoding leucyl/phenylalanyl-tRNA--protein transferase: MTRAFTFPPVKQANKFGLVAIGGDLNVEILLEAYRHGIFPWPILDQGPMTWFAPERRAVLFLKDFHIPKSLRKLLKKGEHVFRINYDFEAVIRCCSVSRELQRNQNSWITEEIIQAYLDLHREGHAHSIECYKNGNLVGGLYGVSIGKMFAGESLFYIDPNASKLALWFLVEQLKAKGVQWIDCQQMTSLLESFGAVELTRDEFMEILNPAVNSSAKLFL; encoded by the coding sequence ATGACTCGAGCATTTACATTCCCTCCTGTAAAGCAGGCAAATAAATTTGGCCTCGTTGCCATTGGTGGCGATTTAAATGTCGAAATTTTGCTCGAAGCTTATCGCCATGGAATATTCCCCTGGCCGATTCTCGACCAAGGGCCAATGACCTGGTTTGCACCGGAAAGGCGTGCCGTTTTATTCTTGAAGGATTTTCATATTCCTAAGTCACTACGCAAACTTCTTAAAAAAGGAGAACACGTATTTAGAATCAACTATGATTTTGAAGCAGTGATTCGTTGCTGTTCTGTTTCGCGCGAATTGCAGCGTAACCAAAATAGTTGGATCACGGAGGAAATTATTCAAGCCTACTTAGATCTACATCGCGAAGGCCACGCTCATAGTATTGAGTGTTACAAAAATGGAAACTTAGTCGGCGGCTTGTATGGAGTTAGCATCGGCAAAATGTTTGCTGGTGAGTCTCTTTTTTATATCGACCCTAATGCTTCAAAGCTTGCGCTTTGGTTTTTGGTCGAACAACTCAAAGCCAAAGGTGTGCAGTGGATTGATTGCCAGCAGATGACGTCATTACTTGAGAGCTTCGGCGCGGTTGAACTTACACGCGATGAGTTTATGGAGATTTTAAATCCGGCTGTAAATTCTTCTGCTAAATTATTTCTTTGA
- a CDS encoding MFS transporter encodes MKSLNRTPTAILFTTVMFDLIGFGMVIPLISVYGRHYGATGISLAILGGIYSLMQFFSAPFWGMLSDRFGRRPIILMALCGSTISYLIFGLAENYWWLLASRAFGGVFAANIVTAQAFIADSTKPEERAAGMGLIGAAFGIGFTIGPAFGGSASHYFGISAPGILAAIVCGCNFLLALRSLPESLPVEQRKKDFRYQHPFLRKDIRQILASRPQLRCLISAFFMVTLAFSNMEQTFSLLFQGKFHLTTEKAGFYAGMILLVAGLIGVLIQGKLICGLVRDYGEARLLLTGLAVQAFTMVIFPFPHLFLAYIPVAVVLAIGSSLVTPTLNGLISRAATAEEQGLVLGFNQGLGSLARALGPFLGLLAFEISSALPYFIAATVYLTLLVFLSSSFKESTPA; translated from the coding sequence ATGAAATCCTTGAATCGCACCCCCACAGCCATCCTTTTTACGACTGTAATGTTCGACTTAATCGGGTTTGGCATGGTAATTCCCTTGATCAGCGTATACGGCAGGCATTACGGCGCAACTGGAATAAGTCTTGCAATCTTAGGTGGAATATATTCTCTGATGCAGTTTTTTAGCGCGCCTTTCTGGGGCATGCTTTCCGATCGCTTTGGGCGACGGCCGATCATTTTGATGGCACTCTGCGGATCGACAATTAGTTATTTGATTTTCGGCCTAGCCGAAAATTATTGGTGGCTACTTGCTTCACGCGCATTTGGTGGCGTTTTTGCCGCAAATATAGTCACGGCTCAAGCATTCATTGCTGATTCTACCAAACCAGAAGAACGTGCAGCTGGAATGGGCTTAATCGGTGCAGCCTTTGGCATCGGTTTTACAATTGGCCCCGCCTTCGGTGGAAGCGCCTCGCACTATTTTGGCATTTCTGCGCCGGGAATTTTAGCTGCAATCGTTTGCGGATGTAATTTCTTACTTGCGTTACGATCGCTCCCCGAGTCGCTACCAGTTGAGCAGCGTAAAAAAGATTTCCGCTATCAACATCCATTTCTCCGGAAGGATATTCGACAAATACTAGCCAGCCGACCACAGTTACGTTGCCTAATTTCTGCCTTTTTCATGGTGACCTTAGCTTTTTCTAATATGGAGCAAACGTTTTCATTACTTTTTCAAGGTAAATTTCATTTAACAACAGAGAAGGCAGGTTTTTATGCGGGTATGATTTTGCTGGTTGCTGGATTAATCGGTGTTTTGATCCAAGGTAAATTAATTTGTGGACTAGTAAGAGATTATGGCGAAGCAAGATTGCTCTTAACTGGCCTTGCGGTACAGGCGTTTACGATGGTGATCTTTCCCTTCCCGCACCTATTTTTAGCTTACATTCCAGTTGCGGTTGTTCTAGCAATTGGCAGTAGTTTAGTTACTCCAACTCTTAACGGATTAATTTCTCGTGCAGCTACCGCCGAAGAACAGGGACTGGTTTTAGGTTTTAATCAAGGCCTGGGTAGCTTGGCCCGAGCGCTTGGACCATTTTTAGGATTACTTGCCTTTGAAATCTCCTCTGCTCTGCCTTACTTTATTGCCGCCACGGTTTACCTGACTTTACTTGTTTTTTTATCTTCGAGTTTTAAAGAGTCAACCCCAGCTTAA